TTGGAGCCCCTGGAAAAGGGGCATGTGCGCATCTATGTCTGCGGGGTTACGACTTATGACGATGCCCATGTGGGCCATGCGCGCGCGGTCTATGTTTTTGATGTGCTCCGGCGTTTTCTCAGACACCAGGGCCTGAAGGTGACTTTGGTCCGGAATATCACCGACGTGGACGACAAGATTATTGAACGCGGTAAGCAAGTGATGTCCGATCCGGACTCGCCTCTGCGCGCGGAGAGCGCTGCTGCTGCGGCAGCGAAAGTGGCTGCTTATTACACAGAGCGTTTTCATGAGGACATGAGGCAGTTGGGATTGGAAAAGCCCGATGTGGAACCCAAGGCTACCGAGCATATCCCTGAGATGATTGAGATGATCCGGACCCTGATAGAAAAGGGAATGGCTTACGCGGCCGAGGGTAATGTGTATTATCGCGTTTCGGGTTTTGAGGAGTATGGGTGTTTATCCGGCCAGAGCCGGGAACAGATGATTAGCGGAGCGCGCGCGGAAGTGGGCGCGGGCAAGCAAGATCCTTTAGATTTTGCTTTATGGAAAGCTTCCAAGGAGGACGAGCCTGCTTGGGAGAGCCCCTGGGGGCTGGGACGCCCGGGTTGGCACATTGAATGCAGCGCGATGAGCATCAAATACTTGGGTGAAGATTTTGATATCCACGGCGGCGGGCGTGACCTGATTTTTCCGCATCACGAAAATGAAATCGCTCAGTCCCGGGCGGCCACCGGCGCCGAGTTCGCCCATATTTGGTTGCACAATGGATTGCTTTCGGTGGACGGGCAGAAGATGTCCAAGTCTTTGGGTAATTACGTGAGTATCTCGGAATTCCTCAAGCAGTATCCGGCTGAGGTGCTCAAGCTCTTTTATGCGTCGAGTCATTACAGCAGCCCCTGTGACTATACAGAGGAAAAACTCAACGAACACTTGCAAGCCCTGCAACGGCTCTACTCTGTTCTGGCTAAAGTCGATAGCTGGGCTCTGCAGCATGCACTGGAGGGGGATCCGGCTTCCGCCAACGGCTCGCTGGAGAAGTTGGATGCCTTTCGTGTGAGGTTTGTGCGCGCCTTGTCCGATGATCTGAATACGCCTGTGGCTTTGGCTGCGCTCTTTGATCTTGCAAATGCCGTGGACCGAACGCTTGGGGACCTAAAGATTCCGGGGGCAGCCAAAGGGAAGTGGCTTAAGGCTGCACGCAGCCTGATGTCGGAGCTCGGGGGCTTGGTCGGTATTTTGAGTATGGCGGAATGGGGAGGACCAACGGACCGGGAGATTTTATCCAAGGTAAAAGAACGTGGCCAATCGCGCACGGATAAGGCCTTTGCCAAGGCCGACGAGATCCGTGAAGAGTTGTCTTCGGCGGGGATTACTCTGGAAGATCAACCGGACGGGACGTCATTGTGGTGGAGGAAATTGCGCTGAAGAAAGGTATATTCATCACATTGGAAGGGCCGGACGGCGGGGGAAAGACCACGCAGCTCAGGCTTTTGACGCGGGCCCTCAGCGATGCGGGCTTGAACGTCTACACGAGCCGGGAGCCCGGCGGCACGCCTGCGGCCGAGGCCATCCGGCGCTTGCTCCTGAGCGGCAAACACGACCTGACTCCTGCGACCGAGGCCTTCCTCTATATGGCCGCGCGCGCACAGCACGTCCGGGAGCGGATTTTGCCGGAACTCGCGGGCGGCGCCGTGGTGCTTTGCGATCGCTTTGTGGATGCCACTCTGGCTTATCAGGGTTTTGGTTCGGGTTTGCCTCTAAAGGATTTGGAGGGAATGGTTCCCTTGGCCGTGGCCGGGCGCATGCCGGACCTGACGATTCTTTTGGATGTCAAAGCCGGAAAGGGGCTCTCCCGCGCGCAGGGTACGGACCGGATGGAGCGGCGCGGCAAGGTTTTTCACGAACGAGTTTACCGAGGGTATTTGAAGCTGGCCCAGCGCGAACCCAAGCGCATTCGAGTGATCTCCGGCCAAGGCACTCCCGCGGAGATCCGTGACCGCATTCTCCAAACCCTTTGGCCTTTTCTTAAACGCCGCAAGGCAAGTCTGAACTGGAGCGGGAGCCGTGGATGAGTTGAGGATCCCCTACGAGGATCAGGCTGCATATAAGAATTTGGCTGCTTCATTGCGGTTGGGGCGGATGGGAACGGCCTATGCGATTGATGCCTGTCCCGTTGCAGCCCAAGGCCCCTTTGCCTGGGAATTGGCGCAAGTGATCTTGAGGCGTCCCGGGGCAATGGGCGAGGATTTGCTTGGCCGGCGGGTGAAACAGGGAAACCATCCGGATCTTCTGATTCTGGAAGGCACGGGGGCCTCGGGCCGGATCCGTATCGAACAAATACGGCAGTTGCAGGAAAGGATTTCCCTGCGGGCCTTTGAGGCTGAATCCAAAGTTGTGATTGTGCTTCGTGCCGAGGAAATGGTGGAGCAGGCTGCCAACTGTTTTTTGAAGACTTTGGAAGAGCCTCCCGGTCCTTGTGTGTTTCTTTTGATGTGTGCGGAGAGCTCCAGGTTGCTCCCCACGGTGCGCTCTCGTTGCCAAGTGCTTCGCTATCAACGTTTAGGCGTGGGGCCTCTCTCCAATTGGCTTCAAGCTAATGGGGTGGAAGCGGTGTCTGCGCAGGTTGCAGCTGCCTTGGCGGAAGGAGAGGCTTCCACTGCCTTGGGCTGGTTGCAGGAGGAACGCTGGGCGGCGCGGCGCCAGGTACTCGAAGTGTTGACGCATCATGCAGGGCTCTTGCACCAGGATGAAGAAAAAGCTTTTGCGCCGCTCAGTCCGGGTGAGATTTTGTGTGTGGTCTCGAGTTGGGTGCGGGATCTGTGGGCCTCCAAGTTGGGGATTGCCCCGGAGCACTGGGTCAATCGTGATGACGTAGCCCTGATTAGGCAAGTGGCTGATTCATGTTCGATCGAGATTCTCTCTGGTACATTGGAGGTTTTGGAACAGTCCGGCACTGATTTGAGCGGGAACGTTAATCCGAAATTTATTTGGCACAAAGTGTGGGATTCTGTGAGTTTGATTTTGCCGCAGGCAATGAATCGATAGAGAGAAGAAATGGCAGAGAAGAAAATCTACATAACGACGCCTTTGTATTACGTGAATGCGGAACCCCATATCGGGCACGCCTATACCACCGTGGCCGCGGATGTGCTTAACCGGATGTACCGTCTCTGTGGGCGGGAGACCCATTTCTTGACCGGCACGGACGAACACGGCCAAAAGGTGCAGGAGGCAGGGGATAAGGCCGGTCTTTCCCCTATTGCCTTTGCCGACCAACTTGTGGATCGTTTTAAGGCCTTGTGGGAGCTTTTGGGCATTGAATACCAGGATTTTATCCGCACCACGGAGGAACGCCATATCCGTGTGGTTCAGCATGTGTTGCAGACGCTCTACGATAAAGGTGAAATTTACCCGGGGGACTATCACGGCTGGTACCATACCGCGAGCGAGACCTTTTATACGGAACTGCAAGCTAAAGAGGCGCGCGCCGGGGACCCGGATCTTGAGCTCATCGAACTCACGGAGCAGAATTATTTTTTCAGGATGTCCGCGCACCAGGATTGGCTGGTGGAGCACTTGGATGCAAATCCGGATTTTATTGCCCCGCAAAGCCGCTTCAATGAAACGCGTTCCTTTCTCAACGAACCCCTTCAAGATCTGTGTATTTCAAGACCCAAGTCGCGTTTGTCTTGGGGGATTCCATTGCCTTTTGATCCGGAGCACGTGACGTATGTATGGTTTGATGCGCTGATCAATTATATTACCGCAGCGGGGTATCCGGAGAATACCGGCTGCTTTGCGGCGCTTTGGCCTGCAGATCTGCATTTGGTGGGCAAGGATATCCTCCGGCAGCATGCGGTGTTTTGGCCGGTCATGCTGCATGCTCTGGGGCTGCCTCCTCCCAAGAAAGTTTTTGCCCATGGGTGGTGGACACTGCAAAACGAAAAGATTTCCAAGTCCAAGGGGAACGTGATCAATCCCGTTGATTTGGTGCAGGCCTATGGGGTGGATGCCTACCGCTATTTTCTTTTGCGGGAAGTTCCCTTCGGGGTGGACGGTGCCTACAGCGAAAAGGCCCTTGTTCAACGCATCAACAGCGATTTGGCCAATGATCTGGGCAATATTGTGCACAGGGTCCTTTCCATGGTGGAGCGGTATTACGAGGGTGTGGTGCCTGAACCTTTAATGGGCGAGGGTCAAGGGGAACCCTGGCTGGAGCTCGGCCAACGTTGCTTGGATTCAGTGGACAAAGGGCTGCGGCAGGTGAGCTTTGTGACCATGCTTGACGCGATCTGGGGCCTGATTGCCGCCGCCAACAAGTATATCGACACTGAAGCGCCCTGGGCTCTTGCCAAGAATGAAGATCCGCATCTTGCCACTGTTCTTTTTGAAATGGTTCAAGTGGTGGGTATCGTAACCCTCTTAGTCTCTCCATTTATGCCGGGCACTTCCGAAAAGGCTTGGGAGCTGTTGGGCCTAAAGGAAAAGCCGCAGGAGCGTTCCATTAATGCCGCGATTCAGTGGCCTTTGGTGATGCCCGGTACCCAGACCCGCAAAGGTGAACCGCTGTTCCCCCGCATTGAAGTGTAGGTTCTCAGAACAATTTTTCCACACAGAGGGAGGGTCAGGCGCCGTGCTCAAACATCCTCCCTGCGCCCCTTTGTAACGCGGAACTAACGTGACAATATTTTGAGACGTGGCAACCGGGTCGCCGCTTCGGCCCCTCCGGCGGACGACGTGGGCTTGCTCGGAACTGCGCGCGGCATCCTGCCCTCCCTCTGCGTGGACAAACCTGTTCCTTTGTGTGTTGGAGTGCCCCCCTAACCAAACAAGCGGATTGCCCCACCGCTCGGCCAACAACAAACCACTCGTCAGTCTGTATGCTCCAGGAGAGGGACGGCGCCTCACGGAGGAGCTCAAAATCGCTGAAGCCATAAATGTCTTGGTCGCGTGTGCCCTGCGATTTTGGGCAGCCCCCCGTACTTCACCTATTGAGGAACAGATTAGATAAGGCGATCCGGAGTGAGGTGACCGGCCCGATCCTTGGGTAATGCAGACCCGATACCCCTACCAAAGGGGACGGTTCTCGCACAAATTATTGCTGCAGAAAGGCTAAGCGAGACCTGTCCCTAACCTCAGAGGGGAGAAAGCGTTCAGGCGATTCTAAGCGTCGTGGGAGTGTTGGTTCTTGGTTTCGATGCCGAGGTGGGCATTGCGTTCGAGGATCCGGACAAAGGCATCCACGACCTTGGGATCGAATTGCGTTCCGCGACAGCGTTTCAGTTCCGCAATGGCCTGCTCTTTAGTGAGAACTTTGTTGTAGGGGCGCTGGGTGGTCATGGCGTCATATGCATCGGCAACCGCGGTCACGCGCGCTCCCAGATGAATCTTCTCATCCTTGAGACCCGCCGGATATCCCTTGCCGTCCCAGCGTTCGTGTTCCTGCAGAATAATCAGTTGGACCTCGCGGAGAAACTCCAGAGGTTCGAGGATCTTTGCGCCGATAGTGGGGTGTTGCTTCATTTCGCTCCACTCCTCGGGGTTGAGCGGGCCCGGTTTGAGCAGGACTTGATCCCGCACTCCGATCTTTCCCACGTCGTGGAGCTGGCAAGCCAGCCGGATATCGCGCATGTCTTCCGGCCCAAGCCCCATCTCCTTTGCGATGAGCATGGCATATTCACTGACATCGCAGGAGTGGTGTTCCGTGTAATGATCCTTGGCGTCGAGTGCGGCCAGCAGGGAGCGCACGGAATTGACATACACCTTCTGGAGATCTTCGTTGAGCAGGGCCACCTGCCGCGTTTTTTCCCGGACCCGCGCTTCGAGTGTGCGGTTCCATTCCTCGATTTCAGCCTTTGCCCGGGTGAGGGCAATGGCTTTTTGTCTGAGGTGGATGGCAAGGTAAGAAGTGATGTATCCGGTCAGGGCCATCACAACACAGGCTGTGATGGCGGTCATGAGCATGTAGCCGAAATCAGTGTGGATGTTCGTGAGTGGATAGGGGAGCATGCCCCAATGCGGAATAAGGCCCAGGTATTCAAGGAAGAGGGTGCCGGTATAGCTGACACAGCAGGAGACGGTGAGGATCAGGGATTGGCCCCGGGGAAGCACGAGCCCGCCCATGATAATGACCAGGGGCAGAAAAAACGCGGCAAAGCTTTCGATGCCGCCGGTCAGATGAATTACAAGGGTCAGGAGCACGACATTGAGAAGCTGTTGTCCTAAGTAAAGGTACCTGGGGTCCACAATGGGTTTGTGTTCGACCAGCCAGTGGGTGATCTCATCCGTGACAAGATAAATCGCCAGAAGGATTGCCAGCGAGAACAGAGGCGCGCACAGGAGTCCAAGCAACTGGAGAATGATCAGGAGCCCAAAGAGGGCGGGAATCATGAGTTTACGGACAATGCGGTCAATCCGGACCAGGTCGGCAAATTCATTGCCGTTCATCTTGTTTGGAATCTGGGGCATGCGTGAGGCTCCAGTGAAGGTATAAAGAACCGAAGTATTGTGTATAGATATGTTAAATTTAGCATCCTCCGATTGGACGCGTCAAGGCAGTATGCTATAAGTATACCCATGCAAACGCTCAACTTGTGGTGTGGTCTTGAACCTGTTTGACTCTCACTGCCATCTTAACTTGCCCCCTTTGAACGAAAACCTGGATCTATTCCTGGGGCGCGCGCGGAATGCCGGGGTCAAGGACATGGTCGTGGTGGGCATTGATTTGGAGAGCAGCCGCTCAGCCATTGAGCTGGTGTCCCGGGCTGAAGGTTTGCGCGCGACCGTGGGCCTGCATCCGCATGAAGCCAAGTCTTGTGATGAATCCTTGATGCACGAATTGAGGGCTTTGGCCCAGGATCCGGGCGTTTGTGCGATCGGGGAGATTGGTCTTGACTATTACCGGTGTTTGTCCCCGGTTGAGGATCAGATCCGGGTCTTTAAGGCCTTTCTAGACCTGGCAACCGAACTTCATCTGCCTGTGGTGGTGCATTGCAGGGATGCGCAGAAGGACATGGTCCGGCTCTTGCGCGAACGGGAGCCCCTGGCTTTTGAAGGGGTCATGCATTGTTTTTCCGGGGACCTGGAGTATCTGCAGGCAGTCCTGGATCTGGGTTTTTATGTCTCCTTTGCCGGGAATTTGACTTACCCCAAGGCCGGGGAGCTTCGGGCAGCGGCAGCTCTTGTGCCTGCGGACAGGATTCTGTCGGAGACCGATAGCCCCTATCTCTCTCCTCAAACGTGCAGGGGGCAGACCAACGAACCGGCCCATGTCTTGGAGGTCATCGAATGCTTGGCCCAAGTGCGCGGGGCCGAGCTTCAGGTCATGGCAGAGCAGACCTGGGGAAATGCCGTGCGGCTCTTTGGAAGGACGGCTTTATGAGACTGGCCGGTCTAGGGCGTTTCTTGAGGCGCGAATGCTTGGCTCTCGGGTTACTCGCCCTCTTGCTGACCGTGGTTTTAATGCCTGCTCCCGAGCCTGCGGGAGAGCCGACCTGGGATTTCGAGTCGCGTCTCATGCACTCCGAATTAGAGCAGGAGTTTGTTCAGAGCGATGCGGACCTGGAGGCTCTGTTCCAAACTCGGCCGGACTTGGCCGCTGCGGCCTCGTTCTTGACCTTCTTGGGTTTGGGTCTTTTCAGCGCGGGCATTATCCTCAATATTATTTGGTTGGTAGCGCGTATTCGCAGGCGTCCGGAATCTCCGCTCGGCTCTGGTTTGAACGCTCCGGGGGCGCATTGGAGCTTTTGGGACGCCTTTCGCCTGGCTGTGTTGGTATTGGGTTTTGGCTACCTCCTGCAATCCTTAGGCATGGTGGCCGCGGAGTCCCTCAAACTCCAATGGCTGGACGAAAACGCGGTCTTGGTTCTGGGGACCTCCCTGGTGGATATCTTGGTGGTGCTTTTTGCCTATGACCTTGTGGTGGTGCGCCAGGGTTTGAGTCTTAGGGACCTGGGGATTGCGTGGGACCATTTGGGCGCCCGGCTCTTGGCAGGTTTCAAAATCTATGCGTTCTTTGTTCCGATTCTGCTTCTGGGGAGTTTGATTGTGGCGTGGGTGGCTGATTTGCTTCAGTATGATGCGCCCACTCAGGCTGCTTTTGAGCTCCTCTATTCCGAAGAGCGCGGCGCCATGCTGACCTACTCCACCCTTTTTGTGGTCCTCATGGGGCCTGTGTCCGAGGAGATCTTCTTTCGCGGGGTGGCCTATCCGGCGCTCAAAAAATATATGGATTGGCGGCTTGCCCTGGTCCTGGGCGCAGCGCTGTTTTCAGTTTTGCACGGGGATTGGTTGACTCTGTTGCCCATTACCCTGCTTGGAATTGCGCTGACCTTAATCTATGAGAGGACAGGGTCCCTGATCCCCGGAATCCTGATTCACTCGGCGCACAACTTGGCTATGGTTGGAGGAGTTTTTCTTTATAAGGAACTGGCTCGCTTGGCAGCGGGCGGAGGGCTTTGAGATGTTAATCAAACCGGTGAAGTGGTCCGGCAATCGATTGCTGTTATTGGACCAAACGCAGCTTCCGGAAAAAGTGGTTTGGAAACGGATGGAATCGGTCTCCCGGCTGTGTGAGGGGATTCGCGCTCTGCGTGTGCGCGGGGCTCCGGCTATTGGAGTGGCAGCGGCCTACGGAGTCGCTCTGGGTGCGGCCTGCGCGCGCGGCCGGTCTTTGACTTCCAAAATCAGGGCGGCGCGCCTCTCGATCCCGCAACTTGCGGCAACGCGGCCCACGGCCCGTAACCTGTTTTGGGCACTGGAGCGCATGCGGGAGGCGCTTGAAAGGGCGGCTGTGTCTGAAACAACAAGTGCAGGCTTCTTGAACAAGCTGCTTGCGGAGGCCCGGTCGATCCAGGAAGAGGACTTAAGGGCCTCAGTAGACATGGCGCGTCATGGGGCCCGGCTCTTCAAGAGCGGGGACGTCATCCTGACACATTGCAATACCGGAGGATTGGCTACTGCGGGCGGGGGCACGGCCCTGGGTGTTGTGGCAGAGGCTTGGAAGCTCCGCAAGGGAATTCGTGTTTATGCGGATGAGAGCCGCCCTCTTTTACAGGGCAGCCGGCTTACGGCCTGGGAATTGATGCGCGCCGGGATTCCTGTCACACTGATCTGCGACAGCACTGCCGCCTCTTTGATGCGCGCGGGTGTTGTGACCCGGGTGATTTTGGGAGCAGACCGCATTGCGGCCAACGGCGATGTGGCCAATAAGGTGGGGACCTATTCGGTAGCGGTCAACGCCAAATACCACGGGATTCCCTTTTATGTGGCGGCTCCGTGGTCTACCGTGGATCTTTCGCTCAACGGGGGAGACGAAATTCAAATCGAGGAACGCGGTGAAGAAGAGGTGACCCGCTTTGGCCTGAGGCGCACCGCACCCAAGGGAGTGAAGGTTTACAACCCCGCCTTTGATATCACTCCCAATGCGCTCGTTTCAGCCATTATTACAGACCGGGGAGTTGTTGAGAGACCGTATAGAACGAATTTGAAGCGATTGCACAGAAAATTCAGGGAGCCAGGGACGTTTCTCGAAGGTTCTTAATCAACCAGACGCGTCCCTGTAAGAATCATGGCAACAGAACTCGACCTGATACGACAGCTCAAGAAGAGTACCCCGGCCGGTCCGGATATTATCGAAGGCATTGGCGACGATACTGCTGTACTCAAGTGGGACTCTCAACACTATTTGTTATGGACCGCTGACTTTATGGTGGAGGGGAAGCATTTTCGTTTGCCCAAGGACGGGGCGCGGCAGGTGGGGCGCAAGGCCCTGGCTTGCAGCTTGAGTGATATCGCGGCTATGGGCGGGATTCCGACTGCCGCGCTCTTGAGTGTGGGCGTGCCCAAACGCAAGGCTTCGTTTTTGTTTCCTGAGATTTTGGGCGGTGCCAAAGCTTTGGCACGGCGCTTCGGTGTCTCCATTGTCGGAGGAGATCTGGTGTCTTCCGAAAAGGTCGCGATCGATTGCACGGTTTTGGGCAAAGTGGAGCACTCGAAGCTGGTGCTCCGCAGCGGGGCGTGTGCCGGGAATGGTCTTTGGGTCACAGGTAAGCTGGGCGGGTCATTGAGCTCCGGCCGCCACCTCAAGTTTATTCCCCGGATCAAAGAAGCCCGGATCCTGGGTGAATGGACCCGGCCTCTGGCCATGATGGATCTCTCGGACGGATTGGCCCTGGATCTGGTGCGCCTCGCAGAGGCGAGCTCTGTAGGAGCCGTTGTCTGGCCGCAGCAGATTCCTTTCTCGCGCAGCTCCGTGACTTTGAAAAAGGCCCTTTGTGACGGAGAGGACTTTGAGCTCTTGGTGTGTCTGCCTTCGGGGTTGGGAGAGGACTTCAAAATGCGTTTCCGGAAGGAGACGGGTACCGGGATCACACAGATCGGAAAGATCCTCCCGCGAGCCGGCGGTTTGTATTTGGAAGACGAATCAGGACAGCGCCGCCCGTGGCCCAAGGGAGGGTATGACGCCTTTGCAGACTGAGCTCTGTTTTCCAAGTGCCTATCATTGTGCGCGGGCCGGCCAGCGTCTGGGCAAACATCTTTGTGCGGGGGATGTGCTTGCTCTGAGCGGTCCCCTGGGTGTGGGAAAGACCGTTTTTGCCAAGGGCGTGGCCTTGGGTGCGGGTGTTCCTCATGCGACCCGCGAAGTGGCCAGTGCTTCCTTTATTTTGCAAAATGCACACCAGGGCCGGCTTGAATTCCAGCATTGGGACTGGTATCGCATCGGAGCTGTCGATGAGCTGAACGAAGTGGGTTGGGGGGCGGCTTGTGCTTCTGAGGCTGCTTTGTTTGTGGAGTGGGCGGATCTTTATCCCGAGGCCGTGCCTGAGGACAGCCTTTGGATCGAACTGAGTTATGTGGAGTCCAATGAGAAGGGGAATCATGCGCGCCGGGCAGTGGCCCGGGCCACAGGGCCTCGCAGCGCGCGACTCCTAAAGGAATGGTCAGAGCATGAAAGTACTGGCATTTGACAGCAGCGACGCCTATTTGACGGTGGCGGTGTGTGAAGATTCGCAGGTTCTTGCGGAAACCCACCGGCTTGGGCCCAGGACCCATGCTTCTGTCCTGGCCCCCACCATTCAATCCACCCTTAAAGATCTGGGGCTTGGGATCAGGGAGCTCGATGCCGTTGCCGTGGGTTTGGGGCCCGGCTCGTTTACGGGCACCCGTCTGGGTTTGGCCACTGCGCGCGGATTGGCCCAGGCCATTGAACGTCCTTTGATTGGGGTGGGGTCCTTGGAAAGTGTGGCCCAGGCTTTGGGAGAGGAGTGCGAGTATGCGGCAGTCCTGGTCAATGCCGGAAGAGACCGGATCTATGTGGGGCGTTTCCGAAGAGATCGAACAGTCTGGAAGCCCGATGCTCCCTATGCTTGCGTTAAGGAGGAGGAGTTGGATATCGGAGCCGGTGCGTTTTACTTGAGCGGCTCCGCGCTTGCGACGCGCGCAGACGCACTGCGGCAGCGCTTTGCAGGAAAGGCGCGGGTGGTTGAGGAAGGTCTTTGGTATCCTAGGGCAAGATGGGTGGCCCAAGTGGGATTACGTCATTGGAATTCCGGCCAAAGGCAGGAATTTCTCGATCCCATGGATCCCATTTACCTGCACCCCGATTGGCCGGGATGTAAAGCAGGAGAGATTAGCCCGGATCCCAAGTACCAGGAGGATGACGGTCAATGAGCGGACCGATCATGCGCGGCCGTCCCACGTGGATAGAAGTCGATTTGGCAGCCGTGCGTTCCAATTTAGGTGTTTTGAGAGATGTGG
The nucleotide sequence above comes from Candidatus Omnitrophota bacterium. Encoded proteins:
- a CDS encoding TatD family hydrolase, whose product is MFDSHCHLNLPPLNENLDLFLGRARNAGVKDMVVVGIDLESSRSAIELVSRAEGLRATVGLHPHEAKSCDESLMHELRALAQDPGVCAIGEIGLDYYRCLSPVEDQIRVFKAFLDLATELHLPVVVHCRDAQKDMVRLLREREPLAFEGVMHCFSGDLEYLQAVLDLGFYVSFAGNLTYPKAGELRAAAALVPADRILSETDSPYLSPQTCRGQTNEPAHVLEVIECLAQVRGAELQVMAEQTWGNAVRLFGRTAL
- the tmk gene encoding dTMP kinase; the encoded protein is MFITLEGPDGGGKTTQLRLLTRALSDAGLNVYTSREPGGTPAAEAIRRLLLSGKHDLTPATEAFLYMAARAQHVRERILPELAGGAVVLCDRFVDATLAYQGFGSGLPLKDLEGMVPLAVAGRMPDLTILLDVKAGKGLSRAQGTDRMERRGKVFHERVYRGYLKLAQREPKRIRVISGQGTPAEIRDRILQTLWPFLKRRKASLNWSGSRG
- a CDS encoding cysteine--tRNA ligase is translated as MTISLKNTLTRQKEVLEPLEKGHVRIYVCGVTTYDDAHVGHARAVYVFDVLRRFLRHQGLKVTLVRNITDVDDKIIERGKQVMSDPDSPLRAESAAAAAAKVAAYYTERFHEDMRQLGLEKPDVEPKATEHIPEMIEMIRTLIEKGMAYAAEGNVYYRVSGFEEYGCLSGQSREQMISGARAEVGAGKQDPLDFALWKASKEDEPAWESPWGLGRPGWHIECSAMSIKYLGEDFDIHGGGRDLIFPHHENEIAQSRAATGAEFAHIWLHNGLLSVDGQKMSKSLGNYVSISEFLKQYPAEVLKLFYASSHYSSPCDYTEEKLNEHLQALQRLYSVLAKVDSWALQHALEGDPASANGSLEKLDAFRVRFVRALSDDLNTPVALAALFDLANAVDRTLGDLKIPGAAKGKWLKAARSLMSELGGLVGILSMAEWGGPTDREILSKVKERGQSRTDKAFAKADEIREELSSAGITLEDQPDGTSLWWRKLR
- a CDS encoding HD-GYP domain-containing protein — its product is MPQIPNKMNGNEFADLVRIDRIVRKLMIPALFGLLIILQLLGLLCAPLFSLAILLAIYLVTDEITHWLVEHKPIVDPRYLYLGQQLLNVVLLTLVIHLTGGIESFAAFFLPLVIIMGGLVLPRGQSLILTVSCCVSYTGTLFLEYLGLIPHWGMLPYPLTNIHTDFGYMLMTAITACVVMALTGYITSYLAIHLRQKAIALTRAKAEIEEWNRTLEARVREKTRQVALLNEDLQKVYVNSVRSLLAALDAKDHYTEHHSCDVSEYAMLIAKEMGLGPEDMRDIRLACQLHDVGKIGVRDQVLLKPGPLNPEEWSEMKQHPTIGAKILEPLEFLREVQLIILQEHERWDGKGYPAGLKDEKIHLGARVTAVADAYDAMTTQRPYNKVLTKEQAIAELKRCRGTQFDPKVVDAFVRILERNAHLGIETKNQHSHDA
- the metG gene encoding methionine--tRNA ligase, with the translated sequence MAEKKIYITTPLYYVNAEPHIGHAYTTVAADVLNRMYRLCGRETHFLTGTDEHGQKVQEAGDKAGLSPIAFADQLVDRFKALWELLGIEYQDFIRTTEERHIRVVQHVLQTLYDKGEIYPGDYHGWYHTASETFYTELQAKEARAGDPDLELIELTEQNYFFRMSAHQDWLVEHLDANPDFIAPQSRFNETRSFLNEPLQDLCISRPKSRLSWGIPLPFDPEHVTYVWFDALINYITAAGYPENTGCFAALWPADLHLVGKDILRQHAVFWPVMLHALGLPPPKKVFAHGWWTLQNEKISKSKGNVINPVDLVQAYGVDAYRYFLLREVPFGVDGAYSEKALVQRINSDLANDLGNIVHRVLSMVERYYEGVVPEPLMGEGQGEPWLELGQRCLDSVDKGLRQVSFVTMLDAIWGLIAAANKYIDTEAPWALAKNEDPHLATVLFEMVQVVGIVTLLVSPFMPGTSEKAWELLGLKEKPQERSINAAIQWPLVMPGTQTRKGEPLFPRIEV
- a CDS encoding CPBP family intramembrane metalloprotease, whose product is MRLAGLGRFLRRECLALGLLALLLTVVLMPAPEPAGEPTWDFESRLMHSELEQEFVQSDADLEALFQTRPDLAAAASFLTFLGLGLFSAGIILNIIWLVARIRRRPESPLGSGLNAPGAHWSFWDAFRLAVLVLGFGYLLQSLGMVAAESLKLQWLDENAVLVLGTSLVDILVVLFAYDLVVVRQGLSLRDLGIAWDHLGARLLAGFKIYAFFVPILLLGSLIVAWVADLLQYDAPTQAAFELLYSEERGAMLTYSTLFVVLMGPVSEEIFFRGVAYPALKKYMDWRLALVLGAALFSVLHGDWLTLLPITLLGIALTLIYERTGSLIPGILIHSAHNLAMVGGVFLYKELARLAAGGGL
- a CDS encoding thiamine-monophosphate kinase, whose amino-acid sequence is MATELDLIRQLKKSTPAGPDIIEGIGDDTAVLKWDSQHYLLWTADFMVEGKHFRLPKDGARQVGRKALACSLSDIAAMGGIPTAALLSVGVPKRKASFLFPEILGGAKALARRFGVSIVGGDLVSSEKVAIDCTVLGKVEHSKLVLRSGACAGNGLWVTGKLGGSLSSGRHLKFIPRIKEARILGEWTRPLAMMDLSDGLALDLVRLAEASSVGAVVWPQQIPFSRSSVTLKKALCDGEDFELLVCLPSGLGEDFKMRFRKETGTGITQIGKILPRAGGLYLEDESGQRRPWPKGGYDAFAD
- the tsaB gene encoding tRNA (adenosine(37)-N6)-threonylcarbamoyltransferase complex dimerization subunit type 1 TsaB — its product is MKVLAFDSSDAYLTVAVCEDSQVLAETHRLGPRTHASVLAPTIQSTLKDLGLGIRELDAVAVGLGPGSFTGTRLGLATARGLAQAIERPLIGVGSLESVAQALGEECEYAAVLVNAGRDRIYVGRFRRDRTVWKPDAPYACVKEEELDIGAGAFYLSGSALATRADALRQRFAGKARVVEEGLWYPRARWVAQVGLRHWNSGQRQEFLDPMDPIYLHPDWPGCKAGEISPDPKYQEDDGQ
- the mtnA gene encoding S-methyl-5-thioribose-1-phosphate isomerase; its protein translation is MLIKPVKWSGNRLLLLDQTQLPEKVVWKRMESVSRLCEGIRALRVRGAPAIGVAAAYGVALGAACARGRSLTSKIRAARLSIPQLAATRPTARNLFWALERMREALERAAVSETTSAGFLNKLLAEARSIQEEDLRASVDMARHGARLFKSGDVILTHCNTGGLATAGGGTALGVVAEAWKLRKGIRVYADESRPLLQGSRLTAWELMRAGIPVTLICDSTAASLMRAGVVTRVILGADRIAANGDVANKVGTYSVAVNAKYHGIPFYVAAPWSTVDLSLNGGDEIQIEERGEEEVTRFGLRRTAPKGVKVYNPAFDITPNALVSAIITDRGVVERPYRTNLKRLHRKFREPGTFLEGS
- the tsaE gene encoding tRNA (adenosine(37)-N6)-threonylcarbamoyltransferase complex ATPase subunit type 1 TsaE; protein product: MTPLQTELCFPSAYHCARAGQRLGKHLCAGDVLALSGPLGVGKTVFAKGVALGAGVPHATREVASASFILQNAHQGRLEFQHWDWYRIGAVDELNEVGWGAACASEAALFVEWADLYPEAVPEDSLWIELSYVESNEKGNHARRAVARATGPRSARLLKEWSEHESTGI